A stretch of Pseudomonas sp. LRP2-20 DNA encodes these proteins:
- a CDS encoding transporter substrate-binding domain-containing protein has translation MSRKARLASVCLAGLLGWAAPYGAVAAADTMSRLRASQVLTLGFMDGFAPFSSGSEQAPQGYAVELCRAVAERLRQTPGFAGLQVRWRALAEQEVANTLSSGQVDLFCTPVVETLARRKNLDFSIPIFTSGLAAMVRRDAPSTLLGPLSGNASDSAPRWRATINAGLSKHSFAVLQGTVSSDWARQRIRQLGLQSTLQEVPTYQEGVRRVAAREVDAFLGERMVLLAYQAGQAERAQLWVPEHLFVMNRVALAMARGDEDFRLLVDSALSQALAGLRGQELFTRYLGPQSEQDRLLQSLYPLAD, from the coding sequence ATGAGCCGCAAAGCAAGACTGGCCAGCGTGTGCCTTGCCGGCCTGCTCGGTTGGGCGGCACCTTACGGCGCGGTTGCCGCAGCCGATACCATGAGCCGGCTACGTGCTAGCCAGGTGCTGACGCTTGGCTTCATGGATGGCTTTGCACCGTTTTCTTCGGGCAGCGAACAGGCACCCCAAGGTTACGCGGTCGAATTGTGCCGGGCCGTCGCCGAACGGCTTCGCCAGACGCCCGGTTTTGCCGGGCTGCAGGTGCGCTGGCGGGCGCTGGCGGAGCAGGAGGTTGCGAACACGCTGAGTTCGGGCCAGGTCGATCTGTTTTGCACCCCTGTGGTGGAAACCCTCGCCAGGCGAAAGAACCTGGACTTCTCCATCCCGATCTTCACCTCCGGGCTGGCGGCCATGGTTCGGCGTGATGCGCCCAGTACCTTGCTTGGCCCACTCAGCGGCAATGCCAGCGATAGCGCCCCGCGCTGGCGTGCGACGATCAATGCAGGCTTGAGCAAACACAGCTTTGCCGTGCTGCAAGGCACGGTGAGCAGCGACTGGGCCCGGCAACGCATTCGCCAGCTTGGCTTGCAATCCACCCTGCAAGAGGTGCCCACCTATCAGGAAGGGGTGCGCCGGGTGGCGGCGCGTGAGGTCGATGCCTTCCTGGGCGAGCGGATGGTCTTGCTGGCCTACCAGGCTGGGCAGGCCGAGCGCGCGCAGTTGTGGGTACCGGAGCATTTGTTCGTGATGAACCGCGTCGCGCTGGCGATGGCCCGTGGCGATGAGGATTTTCGGCTGCTGGTGGACAGCGCCTTGAGCCAGGCGCTTGCCGGGCTGCGCGGCCAGGAGCTGTTCACGCGCTACCTGGGACCACAATCTGAGCAGGACCGATTGTTGCAAAGCCTGTATCCGCTGGCCGACTAG
- a CDS encoding SDR family NAD(P)-dependent oxidoreductase, whose translation MSRCWLTGASSGIGAVLAQRLLEQGHQVALGARRAESLTNLAARFPGQTLLAVGDVDQPEQVARIATQIEQAWGALDLVILNAGTCEYLEPGQFDPALVERVIRTNLIGTSHCLAAALPLLRRGQRPHLVVMGSSVSWLALPRAGAYGASKAALRYLVESLRLDLTREGIDVTLISPGFVDTPLTRRNDFAMPQLWSAERAGGYIVARLPRRPLEITFPASFILLLRLLGALPARWRLKLGQRLARQPQG comes from the coding sequence ATGAGCCGGTGCTGGCTCACCGGTGCAAGCAGCGGCATCGGCGCGGTGCTGGCGCAGCGCCTGCTGGAGCAAGGGCACCAGGTGGCGCTGGGGGCACGCCGGGCAGAAAGCCTGACAAACCTCGCCGCACGCTTTCCGGGCCAGACCCTGCTGGCCGTGGGCGATGTCGACCAGCCTGAGCAGGTGGCGCGGATTGCCACGCAGATCGAGCAGGCCTGGGGCGCGCTCGACCTGGTGATCCTGAACGCTGGCACCTGCGAGTACCTGGAGCCCGGGCAGTTCGACCCAGCCCTGGTCGAGCGGGTGATCCGTACCAACCTGATCGGCACCAGCCATTGCCTGGCGGCTGCCCTTCCCTTGCTGCGCCGCGGCCAGCGCCCACACCTGGTGGTGATGGGCAGCTCGGTCAGCTGGCTGGCGCTGCCACGGGCCGGTGCCTACGGCGCGTCCAAGGCAGCACTGCGCTACCTGGTCGAATCGCTGCGCCTGGACCTGACCCGCGAGGGTATCGATGTCACCCTGATCAGCCCCGGCTTCGTCGACACCCCGCTGACGCGCCGCAACGACTTTGCCATGCCCCAACTGTGGAGCGCCGAGCGCGCCGGCGGGTATATCGTCGCGCGCCTGCCCCGTCGCCCGCTGGAGATCACCTTCCCTGCCAGCTTCATCCTGTTGCTGCGCCTGCTCGGCGCACTGCCGGCACGCTGGCGTCTGAAGCTGGGCCAACGCCTGGCGCGTCAACCCCAGGGCTGA
- a CDS encoding NAD(P)/FAD-dependent oxidoreductase yields the protein MRIAIIGSGIAGLTCAHLLSRRHAITLFEAADRVGGHTHTVDLHWRGQHYAVDTGFIVFNDWTYPHFIRLLKHLGVASRMTEMSFSVHDPRTGFEYNGHDLNSLFAQRRNLLSPGFWGMLRDVLRFNRQALADLDQQRIDGATTLGNYLRDNRYGQRFIDHYIVPMGSAIWSMSRADMLHFPLQFFVRFCRNHGLLSVNQRPQWRVIEGGSRSYLAPLCRPFAEHIRLNCPVQRVSRDDEGVTVAWPGASERFDKVVFACHSDQALALLSNPSEQEQAILGAIRYASNDVVLHTDTRLLPRRRRAWASWNYRLDSSQQAPAALTYDMNILQGIEAPVTFCVSLNQTVLVDPAQIIARFEYAHPQYSLAAVAAQARQDELQGPLHSYYCGAYWANGFHEDGVLSALNVARHFGEQL from the coding sequence ATGCGCATCGCTATCATCGGCAGCGGCATCGCCGGCCTCACCTGTGCCCACCTGCTGTCACGTCGGCACGCAATCACCCTGTTCGAAGCGGCGGACCGGGTCGGTGGGCACACCCATACCGTCGATTTGCACTGGCGTGGCCAGCACTACGCGGTGGACACCGGCTTCATCGTCTTCAACGACTGGACCTATCCGCACTTCATTCGCTTGCTGAAGCACCTCGGTGTCGCCTCGCGGATGACCGAGATGAGTTTTTCGGTGCACGATCCGCGTACCGGCTTCGAGTACAACGGGCACGACCTGAACAGCCTGTTTGCCCAGCGCCGCAACCTGCTGTCGCCAGGCTTCTGGGGCATGCTGCGCGATGTGCTGCGCTTCAACCGCCAGGCGCTGGCCGACCTGGACCAGCAACGTATCGATGGCGCGACCACGCTGGGCAATTACTTGCGCGACAACCGTTACGGTCAACGCTTCATCGACCATTACATCGTGCCGATGGGCTCGGCCATCTGGTCCATGTCACGGGCCGATATGCTGCATTTTCCGCTGCAGTTCTTCGTGCGTTTCTGTCGCAACCACGGGCTGCTGTCGGTCAACCAGCGCCCGCAATGGCGGGTGATCGAGGGTGGTTCACGCAGCTATCTGGCACCCCTGTGCCGGCCCTTTGCCGAGCACATCCGGTTGAACTGCCCGGTGCAACGGGTAAGCCGCGACGATGAAGGCGTGACCGTGGCCTGGCCAGGCGCCAGCGAGCGCTTCGACAAGGTGGTGTTCGCCTGCCACAGCGACCAGGCCTTGGCGCTGCTGAGCAACCCCAGTGAGCAAGAGCAGGCAATCCTCGGCGCCATCCGCTACGCCAGCAACGACGTGGTGCTGCACACCGATACCCGCCTGCTACCCCGCCGACGCCGGGCCTGGGCCAGCTGGAACTACCGCCTGGATAGCAGCCAACAGGCCCCCGCAGCGCTCACCTACGACATGAACATCCTGCAGGGCATCGAGGCGCCGGTCACCTTCTGTGTCAGCCTCAACCAGACCGTGCTGGTGGACCCGGCGCAAATCATTGCCCGCTTCGAGTACGCGCATCCCCAGTACAGCCTTGCCGCCGTGGCCGCCCAGGCCCGCCAGGACGAACTGCAGGGCCCGCTGCACAGCTACTACTGTGGCGCCTACTGGGCCAATGGTTTTCACGAAGACGGTGTGCTCAGTGCGCTGAACGTCGCCAGGCACTTTGGAGAACAGCTGTGA
- a CDS encoding DUF1365 domain-containing protein, giving the protein MNSSLCHGWLNHRRLTPGQHAFRYRIGMFYLDLDELPQLLSLSRWLGRSRLAPLCWRETDYLPVLTGQGMPLVEAARLLVGQATGQVPDGAVYLLTQPRCWGLSFNPVSIYFCHDRHGQVAAVLLEVRNTPWRERFHYVLPAHGELAQPFAVAKAFHVSPFMPMDMDYRLRFAVDAQRVRVHMENWRAGQQVFTADLALHRQPLDRANLQRHILAFPWMSLRTVTGIYWQALRLLLKRTPVYDHIASQHDLALGQTLREEPDHVRTDLER; this is encoded by the coding sequence GTGAACAGTAGCCTGTGCCACGGCTGGCTCAACCACCGGCGCCTGACGCCTGGGCAGCACGCGTTCCGCTACCGCATCGGCATGTTCTACCTGGACCTCGACGAGCTGCCGCAGCTGCTGAGCCTCTCCCGCTGGCTCGGTCGCTCGCGCCTGGCACCGCTGTGCTGGCGCGAAACCGACTACCTGCCCGTGTTGACTGGCCAGGGCATGCCCCTGGTCGAGGCCGCGCGCCTGCTGGTTGGCCAGGCCACCGGGCAGGTACCCGACGGCGCCGTGTACCTGCTGACGCAACCACGCTGCTGGGGTCTGTCGTTCAATCCGGTGAGCATCTATTTCTGCCACGACCGCCACGGGCAGGTCGCGGCCGTGTTGCTGGAGGTACGCAACACCCCGTGGCGCGAGCGCTTTCACTACGTGCTGCCAGCGCATGGCGAGCTGGCCCAGCCCTTTGCCGTGGCCAAGGCCTTCCACGTCTCGCCGTTCATGCCCATGGACATGGACTACCGGCTGCGCTTCGCCGTCGATGCGCAGCGCGTGCGCGTGCACATGGAAAACTGGCGCGCCGGGCAACAGGTGTTCACAGCGGACCTCGCCTTGCATCGCCAGCCGCTCGACCGCGCCAACCTGCAACGTCACATCCTCGCTTTTCCCTGGATGAGCCTGCGCACCGTGACCGGCATCTACTGGCAAGCCCTGCGCCTGCTGCTCAAACGCACCCCCGTATACGATCACATCGCCAGCCAGCACGACCTGGCGCTTGGCCAAACCCTCCGCGAGGAACCCGACCATGTCCGAACCGACCTTGAGCGTTAG
- a CDS encoding SAM-dependent methyltransferase yields MSEPTLSVSKSASIAPLLGSLARRAVLAQLRQLSHGHLRLISRDQQWTFGDIASPLYAEVEIVDEAAWGLVAGNGSIGAGEGYIHGYWRSPDLAAVTRLFVANLEVLDALEGGLARLAQPALRLLHRLNRNSRRGARRNILAHYDLGNALFERLLDPTMMYSAARFDSAEQSLEQAQVNKLRQICQKLELKPGEHLLEIGSGWGSLAIHAAVHHGCRVTTTTLSAAQHAHTVQRVKALGLERQVSVLHEDYRDLRGRFDKLVSIEMIEAVGHRYLPTYFRQCAALLKDEGLMLLQAITIRDQRYAQARRSVDFIQRYIFPGGALPSLSVLLDTASRQTALNLVHLEDFGQDYARTLRHWRDNLRHSRTELARLGYDDTFQRLWEFYLCYCQGGFEERTIGVAQMLWAGPKARRAPLPGA; encoded by the coding sequence ATGTCCGAACCGACCTTGAGCGTTAGCAAATCGGCCAGCATCGCTCCGCTGCTCGGCAGCCTGGCCCGGCGTGCGGTGCTGGCGCAGCTGCGCCAGCTGAGCCATGGCCACCTGCGCCTGATCAGTCGGGACCAGCAATGGACATTCGGCGATATTGCCAGCCCGCTCTACGCGGAGGTGGAGATCGTTGATGAGGCAGCCTGGGGCCTGGTGGCCGGCAATGGTTCGATCGGCGCTGGCGAAGGCTACATCCACGGTTACTGGCGCAGCCCGGACCTGGCTGCGGTGACGCGGCTGTTCGTCGCCAATCTCGAGGTGCTGGACGCCCTGGAGGGCGGCCTTGCTCGCCTGGCGCAGCCGGCCCTGCGCCTGCTGCATCGCCTCAACCGCAACAGCCGGCGCGGCGCGCGGCGCAACATCCTGGCCCATTACGACCTGGGCAATGCCCTGTTCGAACGGCTGCTCGATCCGACCATGATGTATTCCGCGGCGCGCTTCGACAGCGCCGAGCAAAGCCTGGAACAGGCCCAGGTGAACAAGCTCCGGCAGATCTGCCAGAAGCTCGAACTCAAACCCGGCGAACACCTGCTGGAAATCGGCAGCGGCTGGGGCAGCCTGGCCATCCACGCGGCGGTGCACCATGGTTGCCGCGTCACCACCACCACGCTCTCTGCCGCGCAGCACGCGCACACCGTGCAGCGGGTCAAGGCGCTGGGCCTGGAGCGGCAAGTCAGCGTACTGCACGAGGACTACCGCGACCTGCGCGGGCGCTTCGACAAGCTGGTGTCCATTGAAATGATCGAGGCCGTCGGCCACCGCTACCTGCCCACCTACTTCCGTCAGTGCGCCGCGCTGCTCAAGGACGAAGGCCTGATGCTGCTGCAGGCCATCACCATCCGCGACCAGCGCTACGCCCAGGCCCGGCGTTCGGTGGACTTCATCCAGCGCTACATCTTCCCCGGTGGCGCCCTGCCCTCGCTGAGCGTCCTGCTCGACACCGCCAGCCGCCAGACGGCGCTTAACCTGGTGCACCTTGAGGATTTCGGCCAGGACTATGCACGCACCCTGCGCCATTGGCGCGACAACCTGCGCCATTCGCGCACCGAGCTGGCCAGGCTCGGTTACGACGACACCTTCCAGCGTTTGTGGGAGTTCTACCTGTGCTATTGCCAGGGCGGCTTCGAGGAGCGAACCATCGGCGTGGCCCAGATGCTCTGGGCCGGGCCCAAGGCGCGGCGGGCGCCACTCCCGGGCGCCTGA
- a CDS encoding nuclear transport factor 2 family protein yields MSTYLQHFTERFATLGADNLELLGDLYSEDVTFRDPLHHISGLTALRGYFAQLYANVAEVRYTFEGLDEPQPGHGYIRWTLHFRHPRLAGGQPISLQGCSHLRWRGRVHFHQDYFDAGALLYEHVPVMGRAVRWLKGRLA; encoded by the coding sequence ATGTCCACCTACCTGCAGCACTTCACCGAACGCTTTGCCACGCTGGGTGCAGACAACCTCGAGCTGCTGGGCGACCTGTACAGCGAGGATGTCACCTTTCGCGACCCGCTCCATCACATCAGTGGGCTGACGGCCTTGCGTGGCTATTTCGCGCAGCTGTATGCCAATGTTGCCGAGGTCCGCTACACCTTCGAGGGCCTCGACGAGCCGCAACCGGGCCACGGCTACATCCGCTGGACCTTGCACTTTCGCCACCCACGCCTGGCCGGCGGCCAGCCGATCAGCCTGCAAGGCTGCAGCCACTTGCGCTGGCGCGGCCGGGTGCACTTTCACCAGGACTACTTCGACGCTGGCGCCTTGCTGTATGAACATGTTCCGGTCATGGGCCGGGCAGTTCGCTGGCTCAAGGGCAGGCTGGCATGA
- a CDS encoding DUF2878 domain-containing protein, whose amino-acid sequence MGRRGWLLGNALWLQAGWWLCVLGAHRPWLLLIVVVGLLLHLCLSPGGELRVLLGIAAAGWLLDSTLGVLGVFRFGQWPLPPWLALLWLVLASGMRHSLAGFAQPAWRAVLLGMFGGPLAYLAGARLAGVDLPMGRLDTALILAPVWALVLPLGLRLTARV is encoded by the coding sequence ATGGGCCGCCGTGGCTGGCTGCTCGGCAATGCGCTGTGGCTGCAGGCCGGCTGGTGGCTTTGCGTGCTGGGGGCGCACAGGCCCTGGCTGTTGCTGATCGTGGTGGTCGGCCTGCTGCTGCACCTGTGCCTGAGCCCAGGCGGCGAGCTGCGCGTGCTGCTGGGGATAGCAGCGGCTGGCTGGCTGCTGGACAGCACCCTGGGCGTGCTCGGTGTGTTCCGCTTCGGGCAATGGCCGCTGCCGCCCTGGCTGGCATTGCTGTGGCTGGTGTTGGCCAGTGGCATGCGCCATAGCCTGGCAGGGTTTGCCCAGCCCGCATGGCGCGCAGTGTTGCTGGGCATGTTCGGTGGCCCGTTGGCTTACCTGGCCGGCGCCCGGTTGGCCGGTGTCGACCTGCCGATGGGGCGCCTGGATACCGCGCTGATCCTGGCGCCGGTCTGGGCATTGGTGCTGCCGCTGGGGTTGCGCCTTACGGCTAGGGTTTGA